A genomic segment from Aegilops tauschii subsp. strangulata cultivar AL8/78 chromosome 1, Aet v6.0, whole genome shotgun sequence encodes:
- the LOC109761975 gene encoding protein RADIALIS-like 3 — translation MSSGSASWSTSPSSGSEWSKKENKMFEEALAYYGEGAPNLWDKVASAMGGTKSAEEVRRHFQILVHDVNNIEHGRIPFPKYKTQGFWT, via the coding sequence ATGTCTTCCGGGTCGGCGTCGTGGAGCACCTCCCCGAGCTCGGGCTCGGAGTGGAGCAAGAAGGAGAACAAGATGTTCGAGGAGGCGCTCGCCTACTACGGCGAGGGCGCCCCCAACCTCTGGGACAAGGTGGCCAGCGCCATGGGGGGCACCAAGTCTGCTGAGGAGGTACGCCGCCACTTCCAGATCCTCGTCCACGACGTCAACAACATCGAGCACGGCCGCATCCCCTTCCCCAAGTACAAGACCCAGGGCTTCTGGACCTAA
- the LOC141039176 gene encoding uncharacterized protein encodes MQYEVRYVAISTYHHDYLGVKMTKEDARRMGITLERDEFLKVLPNWCYGKDESWAALVDLWCDEAGAWAAMRVKNKANRGKEGVHAQGNRNHYLHKAVNAWEIAHTRKDPKPGEPKYYGKKTAHRKKAYSDGYLALHPDTPDPIAADLDERVVVGMGPKEHGNRCINRWRWSSQHSRVTEPDHSDPRRQRRSWRYRCR; translated from the exons atgcagtacgaggtgcgctatgtggccatctcgacataccaccacgactatcttggtgtgaagatgaccaaggaagacgcgcggaggatgggcattaccttggagagggacgagttcttgaag gtgttaccaaattggtgttatggaaaagacgagtcctgggcggcattggtggatctttggtgtgatgaggctggagcctgggcggctatgagagtcaaaaacaaggctaaccgagggaaggagggagtacatgctcagggaaaccgaaaccactatctccacaaggcagttaat gcgtgggagatcgcccatacgcggaaggaccccaagcctggcgagcccaagtactacggcaagaagaccgcgcataggaagaaggcctactccgatgggtatctggcgttacatcctgacacacctgaccccattgcggcggatctggacgaaagggtggtggtaggcatggggccgaaggagcacg GGAACCGGTGCATCAACCGTTGGCGGTGGTCTTCGCAGCACTCCCGAGTCACGGAGCCCGACCACTCCGATCCACGGAGGCAGAGGCGGTCTTGGCGGTACCGCTGCCGCTAG